A DNA window from Gillisia sp. Hel1_33_143 contains the following coding sequences:
- a CDS encoding amidase family protein, with amino-acid sequence MKKVLLVLLAISIFSCKNESEEKTSSVVVQDTIQSPKEMDFKVLDSKYVSKDSIMSPFKKELQDFSAERYNQIKPFVLDQDIPAIQASVKKGDLSYEELVLFYLTRIQKYDRENELSLNSVISLNPNIIEEAREKDAALNEDKDHHQIFGIPVLLKDNIDAENMVTTAGAEVLKNNYTQDAFITKRLKDNGALILGKANLSEWAYFFCGECPSGYSAIGGQTLNPYGRKLLDTGGSSSGSAVAVAANLVTVAVGSETAGSILSPASQNSLVGLKPTIGLLSRGGIVPISGTLDTPGPITKSVIDNAILLSAMTGKDAKDSSSKTNTNTTKDFYTSVKAGTLKGKRFGAIKELMEDALYVQAIVDLKNAGAEVIEFKAEEVDLPNFTRFLNLEMKRDLPKYLKSYGNKSLEIKSVTDVIAYNLQDSLRRAPYGQGLFDGIVADTASAEEYQAIKDTLHANGKKFFDVPMEKHDLDGVLSINNYHAGEAAVALYPGITVPMGYTKSNAPKGLTFYAKSNKEQDLLIWAYAYEAVSKKRIAPKNYN; translated from the coding sequence ATGAAGAAGGTCTTACTTGTTTTATTAGCAATTTCAATATTTAGTTGTAAAAATGAATCAGAAGAAAAGACTTCTTCAGTAGTTGTTCAAGATACGATCCAGTCTCCTAAGGAAATGGATTTTAAGGTGCTGGATTCTAAATATGTTTCTAAAGATTCTATTATGAGTCCTTTTAAAAAGGAACTACAAGATTTTTCTGCGGAAAGATATAATCAAATAAAGCCATTTGTTTTAGATCAAGATATTCCCGCTATACAGGCTTCTGTGAAAAAAGGTGATCTTAGCTATGAAGAATTAGTACTTTTTTATCTTACTAGAATTCAGAAATATGATCGGGAAAACGAACTTTCCTTGAATTCTGTAATTTCTTTGAATCCAAATATTATTGAAGAGGCAAGAGAAAAGGACGCAGCTTTAAATGAGGATAAAGATCATCATCAAATATTTGGAATACCAGTTCTGCTAAAAGATAATATCGATGCTGAAAATATGGTAACTACAGCGGGAGCTGAGGTACTTAAAAATAATTATACACAAGATGCCTTCATAACCAAAAGATTAAAAGATAATGGTGCTTTGATCTTAGGAAAAGCAAATTTAAGTGAATGGGCTTATTTCTTTTGTGGCGAATGCCCAAGCGGTTATTCTGCAATTGGCGGGCAAACTTTGAATCCTTATGGTAGAAAGTTATTAGACACCGGTGGTTCCAGTTCTGGAAGCGCTGTGGCGGTAGCTGCAAATTTGGTTACAGTGGCAGTAGGATCTGAGACGGCAGGATCTATACTTTCTCCTGCTAGTCAGAATTCTTTGGTTGGATTAAAGCCAACCATTGGTCTATTAAGTCGTGGAGGAATTGTTCCTATATCTGGCACTTTAGATACTCCGGGGCCTATAACAAAATCTGTGATAGATAATGCCATTCTGCTTTCTGCAATGACAGGAAAAGACGCAAAAGATTCTTCTTCGAAAACAAATACAAATACTACTAAAGATTTTTACACCTCGGTAAAAGCAGGAACTCTCAAAGGAAAGCGATTTGGAGCTATTAAAGAGTTGATGGAAGATGCATTGTATGTTCAAGCCATTGTAGATCTAAAAAATGCGGGAGCAGAAGTAATAGAATTCAAAGCGGAAGAAGTAGACCTTCCAAATTTCACTCGTTTTCTAAATTTAGAAATGAAAAGAGATCTTCCTAAGTATTTAAAATCTTACGGTAATAAAAGTTTGGAAATTAAATCTGTTACAGATGTAATAGCATATAATCTGCAAGATTCATTAAGAAGAGCACCATACGGTCAGGGATTGTTTGATGGAATTGTTGCAGATACTGCTTCAGCAGAGGAATATCAGGCTATAAAGGATACATTGCATGCCAACGGTAAGAAATTCTTTGACGTTCCTATGGAAAAACATGATCTTGATGGTGTGCTTTCTATCAATAATTATCATGCCGGAGAAGCTGCAGTAGCTTTATATCCCGGTATAACAGTTCCTATGGGCTATACCAAGAGCAATGCTCCAAAAGGTCTTACATTTTATGCGAAATCTAATAAGGAACAAGATCTGCTAATATGGGCTTACGCTTATGAAGCAGTTTCTAAAAAAAGAATAGCTCCTAAAAATTATAATTAA